One genomic region from Alteromonas pelagimontana encodes:
- a CDS encoding lipocalin family protein: MKSFPFVSVFIAVCCLIMLSCTGKPEQVTPVSPFNIKKYLGKWYEIARFPHSFEEGLSHVTATYSVRKDGGIDVLNKGFNDDAQKWEEAKGEAYFVEDENTGYLKVSFFGPFYASYIIVALDQADYQYALVTGPDKEYLWVLSRTPELDEKIVDKLLKKAQSLGYDLGKIIYVDQSAMPSAMQDKPNA; the protein is encoded by the coding sequence GTGAAAAGTTTTCCGTTTGTAAGTGTGTTTATTGCTGTTTGTTGCCTTATCATGCTCTCTTGTACGGGAAAGCCAGAACAAGTTACACCGGTCAGCCCGTTTAATATCAAAAAGTATCTGGGGAAATGGTATGAAATTGCTCGATTTCCCCATAGTTTTGAAGAAGGCTTAAGCCATGTTACCGCCACCTATTCAGTGCGAAAAGATGGTGGCATTGATGTACTAAACAAGGGCTTTAACGATGATGCCCAAAAGTGGGAAGAAGCAAAGGGTGAAGCGTACTTTGTCGAAGATGAAAACACCGGTTATTTAAAGGTTTCCTTTTTTGGCCCTTTTTATGCCAGCTATATTATCGTTGCGCTTGATCAAGCGGATTATCAATATGCCTTGGTAACGGGCCCCGATAAGGAATATCTATGGGTGCTTTCCCGTACGCCTGAACTGGATGAAAAGATTGTAGATAAACTGTTGAAAAAGGCTCAAAGCCTTGGCTATGACTTAGGCAAAATAATCTATGTGGACCAATCTGCAATGCCGTCCGCTATGCAAGATAAACCTAACGCCTAA
- a CDS encoding PhnA domain-containing protein produces MLEERVMARAGGACELCGSANDLAVYLVPSSPSEDSDTAILACGDCRSQLNNETEIDMNHWRCLNDAMWSQVPAVQVVSWRMLHKLSGETWAQDLLDMMYLDDATRQWAEAGTANLDCEPTLDVNGTSLMPGDNVHLIKDLNVKGANFTAKRGTVVRNISLSDNPAHIEGKVNGTRIVIIAAYTKKS; encoded by the coding sequence GTGTTAGAAGAAAGAGTCATGGCGCGTGCGGGTGGGGCGTGTGAACTGTGTGGCAGTGCTAATGATTTAGCTGTTTATCTGGTGCCTTCCTCACCCTCCGAGGATTCAGATACTGCCATTCTGGCTTGTGGTGACTGTCGAAGCCAGTTAAATAATGAAACTGAAATTGACATGAACCATTGGCGGTGTTTAAACGATGCTATGTGGTCTCAAGTCCCGGCAGTGCAGGTTGTATCCTGGCGAATGCTGCACAAACTAAGTGGTGAAACCTGGGCACAGGATTTGCTGGATATGATGTATCTTGACGACGCCACCAGACAGTGGGCGGAAGCGGGAACTGCTAATCTGGACTGTGAGCCGACGCTGGACGTTAATGGAACATCACTCATGCCAGGAGATAACGTACATCTGATTAAAGATCTCAATGTTAAAGGTGCCAACTTTACCGCAAAGCGCGGAACGGTGGTGCGAAACATCAGCTTGAGTGATAATCCGGCGCACATTGAAGGAAAAGTAAACGGTACCCGCATCGTTATTATTGCTGCGTATACCAAGAAATCCTGA
- the pyrC gene encoding dihydroorotase, translated as MQKITLRTPDDWHLHFRDDDMLAETVPATARCFARAIVMPNLVPPVTTASLAMEYKARILAARPVNSTFEPLMTLYLTNQTSPDMVREAKQAGVVACKLYPAGATTNSAAAVTGIESLYPVFETMQEVGMLLLVHGEVTESHVDIFDREKIFIDTHLGPITEAFPDLKVVFEHITTAEAADFVNAASANVAATITPQHLLLNRNDLLVGGVRPHNYCLPVLKRNSHQQALREVVASASPKFFLGTDSAPHARHKKENACGCAGCYSAWSAIELYAEVFDQLGILDRLEGFASDFGANFYGLPKNEGTITLVEQPWQVPELVTLADGTEMVPFYAGKTLRWKLESVLS; from the coding sequence ATGCAAAAAATCACACTGCGTACTCCAGACGATTGGCATCTGCATTTCAGAGATGATGACATGCTCGCAGAAACAGTGCCCGCAACTGCGCGGTGCTTTGCTCGCGCTATTGTCATGCCGAATCTGGTACCGCCTGTAACCACAGCTTCGCTGGCGATGGAATATAAAGCTCGAATTCTTGCAGCTCGACCTGTTAACAGCACCTTTGAACCGCTTATGACACTGTATCTGACGAATCAGACTTCTCCTGATATGGTTCGCGAAGCCAAACAAGCCGGTGTGGTTGCGTGCAAGCTGTATCCAGCTGGCGCTACCACGAATTCTGCGGCTGCGGTTACCGGTATAGAATCGCTTTACCCGGTGTTTGAAACCATGCAGGAAGTCGGCATGTTATTGTTGGTGCACGGGGAAGTGACAGAAAGCCATGTGGACATTTTCGATCGAGAAAAGATTTTCATCGATACTCATTTAGGCCCAATTACAGAAGCGTTCCCTGATCTCAAAGTGGTGTTTGAGCATATCACCACAGCTGAGGCAGCTGATTTTGTTAATGCTGCTTCTGCAAATGTCGCCGCCACTATTACGCCGCAACATTTACTTCTCAATCGTAACGATTTACTGGTCGGGGGCGTGCGTCCGCATAATTATTGCTTACCTGTACTTAAGCGCAATTCTCATCAACAGGCGTTACGAGAAGTCGTGGCGAGCGCATCGCCAAAATTTTTCCTGGGGACGGATTCTGCCCCACATGCAAGACATAAAAAAGAAAACGCGTGCGGGTGCGCAGGTTGCTATAGCGCCTGGAGCGCAATCGAATTATATGCCGAAGTCTTCGATCAACTGGGTATACTTGACAGACTGGAAGGTTTCGCAAGTGACTTCGGAGCGAACTTTTACGGTCTACCTAAAAATGAAGGAACCATTACGTTAGTGGAGCAACCTTGGCAGGTTCCTGAACTGGTAACACTGGCAGATGGTACGGAAATGGTGCCTTTTTATGCAGGAAAAACGTTGCGCTGGAAATTGGAAAGCGTGCTCAGCTAA
- a CDS encoding substrate-binding periplasmic protein: MLEAFSGKGQAVEDTIDVVSSPLPVFAEVNSNGQLTGYSVELARAILQQAGLRGEFRAMPLARVLLRMQKHPATLATAIARTPEREDKFYWITAITANPATLFIKASSSLNSHKEMALSDIKTVAVVRDDFREDILKENRVESIMRVSTWKQGVEAVLKERVEGLFFSQMGLALVCERSHLNCQSLVPVNVQKASLSYLALPKTAENQALATRLIEAAAQYKLSTGFQKLVAGALLQLKRFGLEVSERDGVLEIIGRYQVLKSEDLWVIADLAPYFAELNSRGEIEGYAARLVREILAEADLQQELLAAPWERILRESKNKPNVLAFAVARTAERENLFHWITPLTQNMHGLYGQENIRYKRLSEIPKEKLIAVLKQDYRSKLVQEAWLKRQEFESWNAATDAVLKGAVDYIFASDGAVQFSCQQMAIFCASIQLVMDFKRITTYLVVSKQGTNPLLVEKLRQAAVKVKHSDSYKQWSSVWSRDMNNEFAVPLHIENGVVKLWKSTE, translated from the coding sequence ATGTTAGAAGCATTTTCTGGCAAAGGCCAGGCTGTAGAAGATACAATTGACGTAGTGAGTTCGCCGCTACCTGTTTTTGCTGAAGTGAACAGTAACGGCCAGTTGACCGGCTATTCGGTGGAGCTGGCCCGCGCGATTTTGCAGCAGGCGGGCCTGCGCGGAGAATTTCGTGCGATGCCTTTGGCTCGCGTGTTGTTGCGGATGCAGAAACATCCCGCCACGCTAGCGACAGCCATCGCGCGGACACCGGAACGAGAAGACAAATTTTACTGGATAACGGCAATTACCGCTAATCCAGCCACACTTTTTATCAAAGCATCGTCATCTTTAAACAGTCATAAGGAAATGGCGCTAAGCGATATAAAAACTGTGGCGGTGGTGCGCGACGACTTTCGAGAAGATATTTTAAAAGAAAACCGCGTTGAGAGCATTATGCGCGTTAGCACCTGGAAGCAGGGTGTTGAAGCAGTATTAAAAGAAAGGGTAGAAGGTCTATTTTTCTCACAAATGGGGCTGGCGTTAGTTTGTGAGAGAAGCCATCTTAACTGCCAATCTCTGGTGCCGGTGAATGTGCAGAAGGCGTCACTGAGCTATCTGGCGCTTCCAAAGACTGCGGAAAATCAAGCGTTAGCGACGCGCTTAATTGAAGCCGCTGCACAATACAAGCTGTCTACCGGTTTTCAGAAACTTGTTGCCGGGGCATTGCTCCAGCTAAAGCGTTTTGGTCTGGAAGTATCTGAACGTGATGGCGTGCTTGAAATTATAGGACGTTATCAGGTACTTAAGAGTGAAGACTTATGGGTAATTGCCGACTTAGCCCCGTATTTTGCGGAACTGAATAGTCGTGGTGAAATAGAAGGTTACGCCGCTAGATTGGTACGCGAAATACTGGCTGAAGCGGATCTCCAGCAGGAGTTGCTTGCCGCGCCCTGGGAAAGAATTTTGCGTGAATCTAAAAATAAACCAAACGTATTGGCTTTCGCCGTGGCTCGAACAGCGGAAAGAGAAAACCTCTTTCACTGGATAACGCCGTTAACTCAAAACATGCACGGCCTTTATGGGCAGGAAAATATTCGGTATAAGCGGTTGTCTGAAATTCCTAAAGAAAAACTGATTGCTGTCCTAAAGCAGGATTATCGCAGCAAGCTGGTACAGGAAGCATGGCTGAAGCGACAAGAGTTTGAAAGCTGGAATGCAGCCACAGATGCTGTGCTAAAAGGGGCGGTGGATTATATTTTTGCTTCCGATGGCGCAGTACAATTTAGCTGCCAACAAATGGCAATCTTTTGTGCCAGTATTCAACTGGTAATGGATTTTAAACGAATCACTACTTATCTCGTAGTGTCCAAGCAAGGAACTAATCCGTTATTAGTGGAAAAATTACGTCAAGCTGCGGTAAAGGTTAAGCATTCCGACTCATATAAACAGTGGTCATCGGTATGGAGCCGTGACATGAACAACGAATTTGCGGTTCCACTTCATATTGAAAATGGTGTCGTTAAATTATGGAAATCTACAGAGTAA
- the dbpA gene encoding ATP-dependent RNA helicase DbpA, with translation MTAFSTLSINSAILSSLDQQSLTMMTPVQCATLPDSLAGKDILAQAQTGSGKTVAFAVAALNKIDLTRLEPQVLILCPTRELADQVAEQIRRVGRQMPNLKVVALCGGQSIGPQIKSLQFGCHVIVGTPGRLMDHLGKRRLALSSVKWRVLDEADRMLDMGFADDVAALFGQTDKNAQTLLFSATYTSEIEALAKTYLSNPVVYKQEARAETQPDIEQMVYRVTPGTRKLALKAVLTHYQPKKAIVFCNTRLQVNEAVQDLQASGFTAGMLQGEMTQPQRTEVLVQFASDALPVLVATDVAARGLDIADVDCVINFAVSEEPEVHIHRIGRTARAGASGKAFTLCSEEEQSFLLKIQLLMGKDINSVGAQSLRFHANRIVEPEYVCIAAGAGKKQKLRPGDFLGSLTQDAQIPGDDIGKITVQSAQSYIAIKLRSVKRAMRHFREGKIKGKRVKARKVE, from the coding sequence ATGACAGCATTTTCAACATTAAGTATCAACAGCGCTATTCTTTCTTCGCTTGATCAGCAATCTTTAACCATGATGACGCCTGTTCAGTGTGCAACATTGCCAGACTCTCTGGCTGGCAAAGATATTCTGGCGCAAGCGCAAACAGGAAGCGGCAAGACAGTCGCTTTTGCAGTGGCAGCGCTCAATAAAATCGATCTTACCCGGCTGGAGCCACAGGTTTTAATTCTTTGCCCTACAAGAGAACTGGCAGACCAGGTTGCAGAGCAGATCCGGCGGGTAGGGCGGCAGATGCCAAACCTTAAAGTGGTGGCATTGTGCGGCGGCCAGTCTATTGGCCCTCAGATCAAGTCATTACAGTTTGGTTGTCATGTTATTGTCGGTACCCCCGGACGGTTGATGGATCACTTAGGTAAACGGCGGTTAGCTTTATCCTCCGTAAAATGGCGCGTGCTGGATGAAGCAGATCGCATGCTGGATATGGGATTCGCTGATGATGTTGCCGCGCTCTTCGGCCAAACTGATAAAAACGCCCAAACGTTGTTGTTCTCCGCCACCTATACATCCGAGATTGAAGCTTTAGCGAAAACCTATCTTTCCAATCCGGTGGTGTATAAGCAGGAAGCGCGGGCGGAAACCCAGCCTGATATTGAACAAATGGTTTATCGGGTGACGCCGGGTACGCGTAAGCTGGCGCTGAAGGCGGTGTTGACTCACTATCAGCCGAAGAAGGCAATTGTGTTTTGTAACACTCGCCTTCAGGTGAACGAAGCTGTGCAGGACTTACAAGCGTCAGGATTTACTGCGGGCATGCTTCAAGGCGAAATGACGCAGCCTCAACGCACTGAGGTGCTGGTTCAGTTTGCCAGTGACGCCTTGCCCGTGCTGGTAGCTACCGATGTGGCAGCGCGGGGGTTGGATATTGCCGATGTGGATTGTGTAATTAACTTTGCGGTAAGCGAAGAGCCGGAAGTTCATATCCACCGAATTGGCCGCACGGCACGCGCTGGTGCTTCTGGCAAAGCATTTACGTTGTGTAGCGAAGAAGAGCAGTCTTTTTTGCTAAAAATTCAGCTTCTAATGGGCAAGGATATTAACAGTGTAGGAGCTCAAAGTTTACGTTTTCATGCGAATCGCATAGTCGAACCTGAGTATGTATGTATTGCTGCGGGGGCTGGCAAAAAGCAGAAACTGCGCCCGGGGGACTTTTTAGGATCGTTGACGCAAGATGCACAAATTCCGGGTGATGATATAGGTAAAATTACGGTACAGAGCGCTCAAAGTTACATTGCAATAAAATTGCGAAGCGTGAAGCGGGCTATGCGCCATTTCAGGGAAGGAAAAATCAAAGGAAAACGTGTAAAGGCCCGTAAAGTTGAATAG
- a CDS encoding ACT domain-containing protein: MQGETELITLLNQLNPKLDPKHYVFVSVEDSAFSAFGVPEVRGWFRESEGITLICEQHFAESNNWQYAGVFQCITCHVHSSLNAVGMTAAISAALARREISANVVAAYFHDHIFVPMEKAEQAVKAMQSVSAGQP; the protein is encoded by the coding sequence ATGCAAGGCGAGACTGAATTAATTACGTTGCTTAACCAGCTAAACCCAAAGCTGGACCCGAAGCATTACGTTTTTGTCAGTGTAGAAGATTCGGCTTTTTCAGCCTTTGGGGTTCCTGAAGTGCGAGGGTGGTTTCGTGAGTCTGAGGGTATAACGCTAATTTGCGAGCAACATTTTGCGGAGAGTAATAACTGGCAGTACGCAGGAGTATTTCAGTGCATTACCTGCCATGTTCACTCCAGCCTTAACGCTGTAGGTATGACCGCAGCAATTTCTGCGGCTTTAGCTCGCCGAGAGATAAGCGCCAACGTTGTTGCAGCCTATTTTCACGATCATATTTTTGTTCCTATGGAAAAGGCTGAACAAGCGGTAAAAGCAATGCAAAGCGTTTCTGCAGGCCAACCATAG
- a CDS encoding M13 family metallopeptidase — MQKSLLSISVILALTACSPQTAENTQSESQTSAITQQQQKQLKSGIIKENMDLSVRPGDDFFRYVNGGWMDKIEIPADKSSYGGFVILNDEAQADVMAIVKSSAEGDFKDGSDEQKVGDFYQSYMDTEKRDALGIAPLKSELAMIDAIADYSELASYFAYANRYGFGSPIQIGQYADFKSPETYMIFAWQSGLGLPDKEYYFKDGKTSQEIRDAYLKHIEKMFTLAGFEKPQESANTLMTLETDIAKLHMKKEDTRDWASNYNNVPLDELDTIMPDFDWSAFMAQAELTDLDGLVLMQTDYLKQLDGLITEMPLEKWKLFLKWNLLNATATRLTSELDEANFEFYSKVLQGVKEQKPQWRRAVSLLNDHVGEIIGKVYVKKHFPPEAKARMLEMVNNLLLAYKDSIEDLDWMTDETRAQALDKLSKFTVKIGYPDEWKDYTAMTVDDDDLFGNMKRSADVAYEEMLKKQGGPVWDHEWGMTPQTVNAYYSPAHNEIVFPAAILQPPFFDMEAEDAVNYGGIGAVIGHEIGHGFDDSGATFDGDGMLRNWWTEADKKEFEARTGKLVKQYDEFEALPELFVNGEYTLGENIGDLGGISIALKAYHMSLEGKDSPVMDGFTGDQRVFIGFGQVWANKYRDESLRTLVQTNPHSPSHFRANGAVRNVPEFYQAFEVKPEDKLYLPPEDRVKIW; from the coding sequence ATGCAAAAATCTTTACTTAGCATTAGCGTAATTCTGGCGCTAACGGCTTGTAGTCCCCAAACAGCAGAAAACACACAAAGTGAATCGCAGACATCAGCAATTACTCAACAGCAACAAAAGCAGCTTAAATCTGGGATCATAAAAGAAAATATGGATTTGTCGGTTCGTCCTGGTGACGATTTCTTCCGCTACGTAAACGGCGGATGGATGGATAAAATAGAAATTCCTGCCGATAAGTCTAGCTACGGCGGCTTCGTTATTCTTAACGACGAGGCCCAGGCCGATGTCATGGCCATTGTTAAATCTTCCGCAGAAGGCGATTTCAAAGATGGCAGCGATGAGCAGAAGGTTGGGGATTTTTATCAGTCGTATATGGATACGGAAAAACGTGATGCCTTAGGTATTGCGCCGCTGAAGTCTGAGCTTGCTATGATTGATGCCATTGCGGATTATTCAGAACTTGCCTCTTATTTTGCTTATGCCAATCGTTACGGTTTTGGCTCGCCCATTCAAATCGGACAATATGCCGATTTTAAGTCTCCTGAAACCTATATGATTTTTGCCTGGCAATCGGGATTGGGTTTACCTGACAAAGAATACTACTTTAAAGATGGTAAGACCTCCCAAGAGATTCGCGACGCCTATCTTAAGCATATAGAAAAAATGTTTACTTTAGCCGGTTTCGAAAAGCCTCAGGAAAGTGCCAATACGTTAATGACGTTAGAAACCGATATCGCCAAGCTTCATATGAAAAAAGAAGATACGCGCGATTGGGCGTCAAATTATAACAATGTACCGCTTGATGAACTTGATACCATTATGCCGGACTTTGATTGGTCTGCTTTTATGGCACAAGCAGAGCTGACAGATCTTGACGGCTTGGTGTTGATGCAAACCGACTATCTTAAGCAACTGGACGGCTTGATCACAGAAATGCCTCTTGAGAAATGGAAGCTGTTTCTTAAATGGAACCTGCTGAATGCAACTGCCACTCGCCTGACTTCCGAACTCGATGAAGCGAACTTTGAGTTTTACAGCAAAGTGTTGCAAGGGGTAAAAGAACAGAAGCCGCAGTGGCGCCGCGCTGTTAGCCTGCTTAATGATCATGTTGGCGAGATAATTGGCAAAGTGTATGTGAAAAAGCATTTTCCGCCTGAAGCCAAAGCTCGAATGTTGGAAATGGTAAATAACCTTCTCCTCGCCTATAAAGACAGCATCGAAGACCTGGACTGGATGACCGATGAAACACGGGCTCAGGCATTAGATAAGCTGTCAAAATTTACGGTGAAAATCGGTTATCCCGATGAGTGGAAAGACTATACCGCAATGACAGTGGATGATGATGATTTGTTCGGCAACATGAAACGCTCTGCCGATGTAGCGTATGAGGAAATGTTGAAAAAGCAAGGGGGTCCAGTTTGGGATCATGAGTGGGGTATGACGCCACAAACAGTGAATGCTTATTATAGTCCTGCGCATAACGAAATTGTCTTCCCTGCGGCAATACTGCAACCGCCATTTTTTGACATGGAAGCTGAGGATGCCGTCAACTATGGCGGTATTGGTGCGGTAATTGGACATGAAATTGGTCATGGTTTTGACGACTCTGGCGCTACCTTTGATGGTGATGGCATGTTGCGTAACTGGTGGACAGAAGCGGATAAAAAAGAGTTTGAAGCAAGAACCGGTAAACTAGTTAAGCAATATGATGAATTTGAAGCGCTGCCCGAGCTATTTGTGAACGGCGAATACACCCTGGGCGAAAATATTGGTGATCTTGGCGGGATCAGCATTGCCCTGAAGGCTTACCACATGTCACTAGAAGGCAAAGATTCTCCGGTCATGGATGGCTTTACGGGGGACCAGCGCGTATTTATTGGTTTTGGCCAGGTGTGGGCGAATAAATATCGGGATGAGTCACTGCGCACCTTGGTGCAGACCAACCCTCATTCTCCTTCCCATTTCCGCGCCAATGGCGCTGTGCGCAACGTGCCGGAATTTTACCAAGCGTTCGAGGTTAAACCCGAAGATAAACTCTATCTTCCGCCAGAAGATCGGGTAAAAATCTGGTAG